In a single window of the Synechococcus sp. WH 8016 genome:
- a CDS encoding dienelactone hydrolase family protein: protein MSISYSLPPLRPEPSPGSWQMVNTGPVPLRCWWAPTSSAKPATRAVIVLPEIFGLNPWVRGVADRLSAAGVPALAMPLFARTAPELELGYDSESTREGRRHKEATSTEGILADVQASIHWLGRTLPANGQPLRITVVGFCFGGHAALLAATLADVQVSLDFYGAGVSRGRPGGGPPSLELLPFVEGELHCLCGSIDSLIPSSDQRAIQAALRAEDPTGLRLRYSLLEGADHGFMCEARDQYHQASAREGWRLLLDAALSDTAQS, encoded by the coding sequence ATGTCTATATCTTATTCTCTTCCTCCCTTGCGGCCCGAGCCATCGCCAGGCTCCTGGCAGATGGTGAACACCGGTCCCGTGCCCTTGCGCTGCTGGTGGGCGCCCACCAGCAGCGCGAAGCCAGCAACCCGTGCCGTCATCGTGCTTCCCGAGATCTTTGGCTTGAACCCTTGGGTGCGGGGTGTGGCCGACCGCTTGTCGGCGGCGGGTGTTCCAGCCCTAGCGATGCCGCTGTTTGCGCGCACGGCTCCAGAGCTGGAGCTGGGGTATGACTCCGAGTCCACCCGTGAAGGGCGGCGCCATAAGGAAGCCACGAGCACCGAGGGGATCCTTGCCGATGTTCAAGCCTCGATCCATTGGTTAGGGCGGACCCTTCCAGCCAATGGCCAACCGCTGAGAATCACGGTGGTGGGCTTCTGCTTTGGGGGACATGCCGCTCTACTGGCCGCCACCCTCGCTGATGTGCAAGTCAGCTTGGATTTTTATGGGGCAGGAGTGAGCCGTGGGCGGCCCGGTGGAGGGCCCCCCAGCTTGGAGCTGCTGCCATTCGTGGAAGGAGAGCTGCATTGTTTGTGCGGCAGCATTGATTCCCTGATCCCAAGCTCAGATCAGCGGGCGATTCAAGCGGCGTTACGAGCGGAGGATCCCACCGGGCTTCGTTTGCGCTACAGCCTTTTGGAAGGCGCTGATCATGGCTTCATGTGTGAGGCCCGTGATCAATATCACCAGGCCTCAGCGAGGGAGGGCTGGCGATTGTTGTTGGATGCAGCGCTATCGGATACCGCTCAGTCTTGA
- the miaA gene encoding tRNA (adenosine(37)-N6)-dimethylallyltransferase MiaA, which produces MNQISPEFGTPSKLATNAEAPLVVALVGPTASGKTALALEIAEHFQLEILNIDSRQLYREMDIGTAKPTAEQQRRVTHHLLNLRSPNQPITLQEFQQEAAAAVNQVLQDRGVAFLAGGSGLYLKALTQGLQPPAVPPQAELRRQLQALGQTRCHQLLQQADPQAAAKIAPADAVRTQRALEVLYASGKPMSKQQSSNPPPWRVLELGLNPVELRSRIAQRTQQIYQEGLIEETKQLSQRYGPDLPMLKTIGYGEALEVLQGGLSEAQAIAITTKRTQQFAKRQRTWFRRQHSPHWLTGQDALSEAISLIEAGLG; this is translated from the coding sequence ATGAATCAGATCAGCCCTGAATTCGGGACCCCATCCAAGCTTGCGACGAACGCAGAGGCTCCCCTTGTGGTGGCCCTGGTGGGCCCAACGGCGAGCGGCAAAACCGCGCTCGCGCTGGAGATTGCTGAGCACTTCCAGCTCGAGATCCTCAACATCGATTCTCGCCAGCTCTATCGAGAGATGGATATCGGCACGGCCAAACCCACGGCCGAGCAGCAACGGCGCGTGACCCATCACCTCCTGAACCTGCGTTCCCCGAATCAACCGATCACCCTTCAAGAGTTTCAGCAGGAAGCCGCTGCGGCCGTGAACCAAGTTCTCCAGGATCGAGGCGTGGCCTTTCTGGCCGGAGGCAGCGGCCTGTATCTGAAGGCCCTCACCCAGGGATTGCAGCCTCCGGCGGTGCCTCCTCAAGCCGAGCTACGCCGCCAACTCCAGGCACTAGGGCAAACGCGCTGCCATCAACTCCTCCAACAGGCCGACCCCCAAGCCGCCGCCAAGATCGCCCCCGCAGACGCGGTTCGCACCCAACGCGCTCTGGAGGTGCTCTACGCCAGCGGCAAACCGATGAGCAAGCAACAGTCGAGCAATCCGCCGCCCTGGCGCGTACTGGAGCTTGGACTCAACCCCGTGGAGCTGCGATCGCGCATCGCCCAACGAACCCAACAGATTTATCAGGAGGGCTTGATCGAAGAAACGAAGCAGCTGAGCCAGCGCTACGGCCCTGACCTCCCGATGCTGAAAACGATCGGCTATGGCGAAGCTCTCGAGGTGCTGCAAGGAGGCCTGAGCGAAGCGCAAGCCATCGCCATCACCACCAAGCGCACCCAGCAATTCGCCAAGCGTCAACGCACCTGGTTCCGCCGCCAACACAGCCCCCACTGGCTCACAGGTCAGGATGCGCTCAGCGAAGCAATAAGCCTGATCGAAGCAGGTCTAGGCTGA
- the infC gene encoding translation initiation factor IF-3: MPPRPRFDRRAPVRELPNINDRINYPQLRVVDADGEQLGVIDREKALEVARERELDLVLVSEKADPPVCRIMDYGKFKFEQEKKAKEAKKKSHQTEVKEVKMRYKIDQHDYDVRIGQAQRFLKAGDKVKCTVIFRGREIQHTALAEVLLRRMAKDLEEPAEVQQPPKREGRNMIMFLTPRKAPLLKKDKEEGTGNNAVRTIPSPARRISTQD, from the coding sequence ATGCCTCCACGTCCTCGCTTTGACCGTCGCGCCCCCGTCCGGGAGCTCCCCAACATCAATGACCGCATCAATTACCCACAACTAAGGGTTGTTGATGCAGACGGAGAGCAGCTCGGGGTGATCGACCGGGAGAAGGCATTAGAAGTTGCGCGTGAGCGCGAGCTTGATCTCGTTTTGGTGAGCGAGAAAGCCGATCCGCCGGTTTGCCGGATCATGGACTACGGAAAATTCAAATTCGAGCAAGAAAAGAAGGCCAAAGAAGCAAAGAAAAAATCGCATCAGACCGAAGTCAAAGAGGTCAAGATGCGTTACAAGATCGACCAGCACGATTACGACGTTCGCATCGGCCAAGCGCAGCGCTTCCTTAAAGCGGGCGACAAGGTGAAATGCACGGTGATTTTCCGAGGTCGAGAAATTCAGCACACCGCGTTGGCCGAGGTCTTGCTGCGCCGCATGGCCAAAGACCTGGAAGAGCCCGCCGAGGTGCAACAGCCCCCGAAGCGCGAGGGCCGCAACATGATCATGTTCCTCACACCCCGCAAAGCGCCGCTCTTGAAGAAAGACAAGGAAGAAGGCACGGGGAATAACGCGGTGCGCACCATTCCTTCACCAGCTCGTCGGATCAGCACTCAAGACTGA
- a CDS encoding GntR family transcriptional regulator translates to MRFHIQQESDIPASTQLYNQICFAIAARHYPPGHRLPSTRQLAMQTGLHRNTISKVYRQLETDGVVEAMAGSGIYVRDQQKPREIRTPPHIRNRGVTDLDREVRKCVDGLLNAGCTLQQTRELLTREIDWRLRCGARVLVSTPREDIGASMLIAEELEPNINVPVEVVPMEELESVLENASNGTVVTSRYFLQPIEELAKKHGVRAVAVDLNDFKAELGMLKELRQGSCVGLVSISPGILRAAEVILHSMRGNDLLLMTATPDIGSRLLALLRASSHVLCDRPSMPLVEQSLRQNRSQLMRMPQVHCAESYLSGDTIELLRKEIGLVSH, encoded by the coding sequence GTGCGATTCCACATCCAACAGGAAAGCGACATACCGGCATCGACCCAGCTCTACAACCAGATCTGTTTCGCGATCGCCGCCCGGCACTACCCGCCTGGGCACCGTCTTCCGAGTACGAGACAGCTAGCGATGCAGACAGGCTTGCATCGCAACACCATCAGCAAGGTGTACCGCCAGCTCGAAACCGATGGGGTGGTGGAAGCGATGGCAGGCTCTGGGATCTACGTGCGCGATCAACAGAAACCACGGGAGATCCGAACGCCGCCCCATATCCGCAATCGTGGCGTCACCGATCTCGATCGAGAGGTGCGCAAATGCGTGGATGGCCTGCTCAACGCTGGGTGCACCCTGCAGCAAACCAGAGAACTGCTCACCCGTGAAATCGATTGGCGCCTGCGCTGCGGCGCCCGGGTGCTCGTGAGCACTCCGCGAGAAGACATTGGCGCTTCGATGCTGATCGCAGAAGAACTCGAACCCAACATCAACGTGCCCGTGGAAGTGGTGCCGATGGAAGAGCTCGAAAGCGTGCTCGAAAACGCCAGCAACGGCACGGTGGTCACCAGCAGGTACTTCCTCCAACCGATCGAAGAACTGGCCAAGAAGCACGGCGTGCGCGCTGTGGCCGTGGATCTCAACGACTTCAAAGCTGAGTTGGGGATGCTCAAAGAGCTCCGCCAAGGCAGCTGCGTTGGCCTAGTGAGCATCAGCCCCGGCATCCTGCGCGCCGCTGAGGTGATCCTGCACAGCATGCGCGGCAATGACCTGCTGCTGATGACGGCCACCCCTGACATCGGCAGCCGGCTGTTGGCCCTTCTACGCGCCTCTAGCCACGTGCTCTGTGATCGCCCCAGCATGCCGCTTGTGGAGCAAAGCCTGCGTCAAAACCGCTCCCAACTGATGCGCATGCCCCAAGTGCACTGCGCCGAGAGCTACCTCAGTGGTGACACGATCGAACTGCTGCGCAAAGAAATCGGCCTGGTCAGCCACTGA